The following coding sequences lie in one Anguilla anguilla isolate fAngAng1 chromosome 14, fAngAng1.pri, whole genome shotgun sequence genomic window:
- the LOC118213193 gene encoding interleukin-25-like has product MTQLKLLRCYCLVVLALSVSRGSPASGRCVEETLCSRSLEEFHYKLANMPKNLNQRSIAAWVYEPNTDLNRVPQVIHEAKCLSSHSCGDVESPFGLETIPISVRMPVLRKSHGCPTYSLEYQSVAIACICATPRRF; this is encoded by the exons ATGACCCAACTGAAG CTGCTGCGCTGCTACTGCCTGGTTGTGCTCGCGCTCAGCGTTAGTCGCGGCAGCCCCGCGAGCGGGAGGTGCGTGGAGGAGACGCTTTGCTCGAGGAGCCTGGAGGAGTTCCACTACAAGCTAGCCAACATGCCCAAGAACCTCAACCAGAGGAGCATCGCCGCCTGGGTTTATGA GCCCAACACCGACCTAAACAGGGTTCCTCAGGTCATCCACGAAGCCAAGTGCCTCTCCAGCCACTCCTGCGGGGACGTGGAGAGCCCCTTCGGCCTGGAGACTATCCCCATCTCTGTCCGGATGCCAGTGCTGCGGAAGAGTCACGGCTGCCCCACCTACTCGTTGGAGTACCAGAGCGTGGCTATCGCCTGCATATGCGCCACGCCCAGGCGCTTCTGA